taaaaaagaatggggccgggcgtggtggcgcccgcctttaatcccagcactcgggaggcagaggcaggtggatttctgagttcgaggccagcctggtctacaacgtgagttccaggacagccagggcttacacagagaaactctgtctcggaaaaaacaaaaaacaaaaacaaacaaacaaacaaaaaccatttatGTTAACTATCTAGTATACCAGTTATTTCATATCATCTTAATGAAGACAGCCTCAAGTCCAGACATGGAAAAGTATATCACAAAATTCTTAAAGTCTTAAAATTCCTGTTTATGCAAGAGCTCAGCAGGAATACATGCTTTAAAATCAGATAAACTAATTCAGATGCAGGTCTGTCACTAGTCCTATGGACTTCGGTGGTTCACTTCCTGTCAGCTTTATCACCTGGGTGCCTCCCCCCaaatgatgtgcatgtgtgtaactgAAAGACTGCAGGTGCCCAAAGAAACCAGAGACATCAGTTGTCCCATGGATCTGAAGTTACAGGTGTcaggggaatcaaactcaggccttctggGAAAGCAGTTATGTGCTCTCAACTgaagaaccatctctccaacccaatcTTGTATGAACATCTCCTGACTCTTATTCCGGGCAAAACAAAGTCATAGCTATATAAAttgttgcaattttttttttcccttaaccTGTTCCGTAAAATAGTAAACTGTGCACTGGTGGCTCATACCCTTAATCTTGGTACTTAATTCAAAGTCAgatggtctacatagtaagaccctatctcaaaaataaataaataaaaataaagtatacttAACCTGTCAACTGTTAATTGAAGGAAATACAGTTAGGAGCCAGCACAGAACTAAGGTCTCTCTTAGCCAGATGCACATGCATTTTGTATACAAccacttcaaaaatattaaaatgctaatCTTTGGGTAAAACTAGgatattaagaaaataagagGACCTATAATACAAATCTTCCTATTCCAAAACTGCCGTAAGATGTCTACGCTTTGAGAAATGCAGATAGCAGACTATGTAAGATGATTCTTTGAGGCGTAACCAAAATCCTACATGCAAGGAAATGTCAAAAAGCAAACCCCCAAGATATGTTCTTGTCCTTAAGATGTATTTGCAGAACTGCATGTTTTAAAACTTAAGTCATAGCTAGAAAACTAATGGTAGGATGTGATAACTGTAAACTGTTTAAAACTTtacctgttttctttgttttatcgaAAGTAGCATCCAACACAGTTAAGGGAGCGGAGGTGTTCTTGTAGATATCATGGCCACATGTGCCAGGATCTTCCTcatcagaagaaaatgaagataattgTTCTGAATTTTTAAGCTCACTGTCAACTTTTTCTGATAGACTGACCCCTGTCTCAGATGGTGCTTGTGCTGCAGGTGATGTCTTTGCAAATGGTGGGGGACAGAAGGTACGGGTGGCTTGGGTTCCTGATCGTCTGGTTCTGTTAGGTACTCGAACAGCAAGGGTGGAAAACTGCTGCTTGGGCCCACACTTCAGGAAGTctaaaaaagaagcaataaatcCTGTTTTGACCTCCGGCTGCTTTTCTTCCACTTCCTTGATTTTCTGCCTCATCTTTTCTTGATGCTGAAAACCTTCATCGCAGCTTTCCAAGGAAGGGGAAGTGTATGGTAAATACACATCTGTCCCTCTGGGGTTCTGTCGCTTGCATTGAGCAGactttttcagttgtttttgattatcttcttcctcttttcctagtTCTTTTCCTTTAGCTTTTTCCTTTGGAAGGTTAAAATATGTTGCATCTTGTTTTTCATCTTCAGTCTTGCCACTGGTTGCATCCCCTGGCTGGGGCATGGCCAGCAGTGCAAGTGTACTCCTTCTAGGGTTCACCAACACACCACTGTCATCACCTACTAGGGTAAAGTCACGCTCTGATACTATACTGTCTCCACTTACGCTCCGACTATTAGAGACAAACTCTTGATTTCTGTTATCACTCAATGCACTGTCAACAGCAATTTCCCTGTCTTCTTTAGATTCATGGTTTATAGTCAACTGTTTCTTGAATGGGTCAGCACTTTGTTCCTGAATTTCCTGATCCAGTCCAACCATGGCAGAAGGTACTTTAGTTGGTATATTTTGACTAGGTGTTTCCATATGCGGTTGATCAAGGACTGTTTCTGACTGAAGGGTGGGTACTGATGAAAGATTTACACTAACCTGATTTCCATTTAAGGAAATATCATTAATACTCTGTGGCTTTCCTACTGTAGCTGTTATGGAGTTAAAATCTGAATTCACATGCCTGACATCTAATGACTGATGATAATGAGACTTAGAATCACTACTTTCAATATCTTGCATGGTTTCATTTGAAGCCGACTTGGAAAAGTCAGAAGGTGTAACCCCACAAGCTGCTGCTGTAGCTGCTAAGATGTCATCtacatttgataaaatatttctttcatcaCTGAGAAGCATTGCCTCTGGGAAGCATATTGATCCAAGAGAAACAAACTGATTCTTTGAGTCATGTGGATTGGCTTCACTGAAGGGGCCCTTTGCTGTTAGCTGTTGCAATGGTTTTGAAGGTTCAGGGAGGTCTAGTTTCATAATATCAGAATTCTGAGGATGGAGCTGCTGTTGAGGATGCTCACCGTTGCTCTGGATGATATGACCATCCATCTGtaggaaaggatggactatctgtTGCGGACTCTGAACACGCTGTACTTGCAAGGATGCCTTTgcttgtcccaggctggcctgtagaATTCCAGCCTGTTGAAGAATCTGTAAGTCACAGGCAGAGTCTAAAAGGACTGATGTATTAGGAAGAGCCTGATGACTATGCCCTAAAGCATGATTTGGAATCTGTATCTGAGATGAGGCATTCATTATTTGATCATGCTGTTGCTGAACCTTCGCTTCATGCATCTTGTGCATGAGAGAATGCTGCTGGTTGAGGTCTTTAGTATTCAACCTTATCTGTGAAGTTTGCATTAAATTAGTTGCCTTCTTAAGATCAGGGGCTACTGCATTATTGGACTGGCCACTTTGCTGGTTAAGTTGTGTCATTGAACCAaccatgttttcttcttgttttgaacCCTGGAGAGCAGCAACAACTTGATCTTCAAGGTGAGAGTTATTTCTGGTTACACTCTGAGAATACCTATCATCTGCCTTTGATGTCTTATAAACTGACTCTTGAGCATTCACTTCCCCATCGGGTAGCCTTTGGCTTGATGATTCAAGAGATGCTTGTGACTGCAATGCCTGTAATTTTTGCACTGGAAAATCATCTTGCTTTGACGATGTATACACACTTGAGTCAGCTTTTCTTTCAGCATAAGACTTTGGATCAGGGGAAGGTATGCTACTTTGTAATGTCTGACCACGAGTAGAGGATGCAAAAGATGACTGCACAACAGGCAAAAACTTTTGGGGCTGAGGAGGAGAAGATCCTTGGGTCTGAGCATTTGGGGATGAATGCATAGAAGTATAATTTGGTGTTGGGGTAGAACCTGGCAAGCTCTGACCCCGAGAGGCATTAGAATAAGAAAGAGAAGGGGCTGTTAATGTCAGAGACTGTCCTGATGCATAGCTTTCTGAAGGACTAACAACTGATAAAACTTGAGACTGAGATGAATAAATGACCTGTGTTTGGCTAACTGGTGATAAACCCTGAGAGTGACCAGAATAATTTTGAGACTCACTGACTGATGGCAGGTCTCTTGTTTGAGGATAATTCTCATTTGTAACTAAAGATAATACTTCTTGCTGATTGGATGAATAACTAAGTGTCTGATTTTCAGAGGTTACAGGCTGAGATGACCCAGAAAAAGTCAATGTTTTGTATAAGGATGGCAATTTCTCAACCCTGCTGGACCTATAAACCTGCGAATGAACAATAGATGGCACATTATGTGGCTGTACTAAACCATAATTTTGGGACTGACTAACTGATAAAAGGCTTGGTAGCTGTGCTGTAGAATAAATTTGTGCTTGACCTGATATTACAGAACTCTGGTTATGTAAAGGTTTAGAATAGTTTAGTGTTTGCACAGGAGGAATTATACTTTGAGGCTTCGGAATTGTAGTTGATGTTAGTGGTTGTTTTGTAGAACCGTTGTCAACTTTTGTAGCAGAAGGAAGATACCCTGATGATGGAATCACAGATGAGTAAGACTGAGCAAGCTCTGCTGAGACCTGAGGGGTCTTCTGCGGCAATACTCCATTGCTCACCTGAGTAGAATCTCGAACTGAACTACAGGATAAAGACGACTGCCTGGATGGTTCCTGGAAATTACCAATACTTGCACTTGATAGGTAACTATGtaagggatgctgggaaccagTCAGTTGTGCCTGAATAGACTGGGTAACTGAAGGCCGCTGGTGGTGTTTAATAACGCTACATTCTCGAAGAAGAGCTCTTTCAATGGAAGCAGCAGAACTAGTAAAAAGAGCTGAATTATAGGCTTGAGGGGTTTGCTGAGCTCCCCCAAGTGTTGAAGGCAACAAACTAAATTGAGGTTGTAAAAGATGGGGTGCTGACTCTTGAGCTGAGCGATATGTTGAAGACTGAGGGGGTATGCTGTTACTTAATGCAGAACTGCCCAGGCGTTCAAATGCCAAAGCAGTTGGAACGGTTCCCTGGGAAGTCTTAATTTGTAGCAAAGGGTCATGAGGGCTTAAAATTCCATTTGATGTAGTGTTAAAAGATGAATCTTGAAGCACCAAAGGTGAGGTGGTCACAAAGTTTCTATTGCTAAAGGTAGATGAATGCTGATAAGCAGACAAAGTTGGTGGTGGAAGTGTCCCAGTGGCTGGCAAGGGTCCTGCAACAAACAGCTCAGTTGCTGCTGAGGAATGCATGCCTATGAAGAGAACACAGAGACATCGTTATATAATTATAGcacagatatttaaataaatgttgacATTGTTGTGACATACAGATCTCAGGACATTAAAATATCTAATTGGATATATGTACGAATgtttaaaattacagttaaaattgttgctttcttaaaacaaaatcaaagttcTGAAAGATGCAGCAATTTATATTCATTATGCTTAAAATAAGTGAGTTTACATATATGGAATTGGATAAATgcaaatatgaaaattaagaagCCAGTAAAAATGTACATAACTCTTTGGCAATTAATGTACTCTAACTttctaacacaaaataaaataaaatgtataaaacattaaaacactAATATTGCCTATATCTCACATAATAATTGAAAAAATGAGAGATGTTAACTCTGTAaggttttacattttcttcttgatttttattttttgccaaatTATATTCACTGAAGAAATGTCTTACACTTCAGGTACTGACTTCTCATGAACTGTCTAACAATAAAAGTCAAAAGTCAAAtaattgttataaaaaaaattgaaccaTTAATTCATAAGGTAATGTCAAGAAAAGGCTATACATTTCAGAAcagcatccttctctctctctctctctctctctctctctctctctctctctctctctctctctctcgcactttctctctttctttctttctttctttctttctttcNNNNNNNNNNNNNNNNNNNNNNNNNNNNNNNNNNNNNNNNNNNNNNNNNNNNNNNNNNNNNNNNNNNNNNNNNNNNtccaagtgctgggattaaaggcatgcgccaccacgcccggctcctttttctctttaagattttatttttagccaGGCAGCGGTGGTTTATGCCTGcagaaaaaccaataataaataaataaataaataaattaattaaaattaaaaaaaaatttttaggggttttaattatttataggtgtgtgtgtgtgtgcgcgcgcgcgtgtgtgttgcttttgtttaaaatatttttttccctacTTTGTGTGGGTTCTTCTCCTAACTATCTCCTATCTTCTCTGGCTCAGATCAgtttttccagtcttttttttttttttttttaaagatttatttattatatgtaagtacactgtagctgtcttcagacacttcagaagagggcatcagatcttgttatggatggttatgagccaccatgtggttgctgggattgaactccggaccttcagaagagcagttggctgttcttacccactgagccatctcaccagtccgttTTTCCAGTCTTAACTGTCACTAACCAGCTTTTCTTCTTGCTCTGCTCTCTGACCCTATTCAGATGTTTCCTGGGTCCTCCTGAACCCTACTcctcttctctcagcctctgctggctttttaaatcctctcctgttcccagaattccaaaaggAAACTAACACTGAAAGAAATAGGGTCCTTTAAATggtcagacacataaaaataagtcctACTACATTTCTATCCACTAATTTGTTTTATCCATTAATTAAGCAGTTTTGAAGCTGTATCTCTATTCTTTCCAATGTCTTTTCCAGGGTTCTCAGGTATCTGATGTGATCTTTCTGTTAAACCCTCAAGAGCATATGCACAACTGAGGTTAAAAACCTTCTTGAAACTTGGATACAGCTTCTTGACCCTTTTATACTCCTGGACATCTTATCTTCGAGCATAACCTTGGGTAATAAAGAAGGTAAAGGAATTCTATGCTGTAAAGAACCCAGTGGTTGAATTACTCTATTGGGGGCAATCAAATCTATTAACATTCTCCATTTCCCCAATTTTATTTTGATAACAAACACAGGGGAATTCCATGGGCTGGCAGATTCTTCTATATGTTGAGCCTCCAACAGCTCTTGTACCAGCTGCTAAAGTGCCTGTAATCTTAATGTAATGATCACTGTTCTACCCACACAGGCTTCTTAGTCAACCATGTATAATTTGGTATAATTTCAAcagcagccccccaccccccacctcccctacCATTTGGAAACTGAATCCCTGCTGTGACTATGTTTGGACAGCCTGCACAGTTTGTGGATGGTTGTCCTGGATGACATTTTCTAATACCTTCCTCAGAAGCATCTTCCTTTCATCCCTTATTTTATGGACTGTCTCTGATATTGAGGGGATATTAATCTGAATTCTTCACTGCTGTAATAAATCCCATCTCTATACATTTATGGCTATGCAGCCACATAAGGCCTTAACTTTCCTATTTGACCTTCTGTCCCACACATTTAAGCCATCACACACTTTTTCCCCCTAAGACAACTTTCCAATTCCTAGAAACTATGTAGAAACATTTTGAAGTGCCATTCTGAATTCCATGGTTTTTGTGAAATGATAGTTACATCGGCTCCTGTATCCACCAAACCTTCTATTTTAATGTCATTCACTTACTACTTTAATTTTGGCCTCTGATCATTAACAACTGTTTGCCAGAACACACGCATCCCAGGACTTCCAGAGCCTTCAGATACTTCTACTGGATCAGCTTTGCCTTTCCAGAGAAACAGTAACAGCTAAGGAATCCTATCACATGTTAAACTGCATCTCTATAAGTCataatttaaatttctcatttgaaatatacatttataatatctAATTCCTAGATGCACAATAAATCCTTAGGAACTCAAACTGCTCCTTCCTGAGACCATTCCTACTGCCCCTGAAGGCAAAGGACTATAAATTCCAGTAGTTATTTTATTACATTGACTTTTGAGGGATAATGTAAGATTTTTATCTATGGCCAAATCTGGAGCAGCATTTGTCTATAGTAGCATGCATTAAATCTGCAATACTCAGTTGAGGTTTTTCTGCCTGCTTGTTATTTCCTGTCTGACAAGAGGCTAACAGCTTGTACGTTTTGCTGTGGGGTCTTgagccagcccctcccctctccctaccccATTTTGTTTCCTGACAGCAAGAAATTGTCTTGGGTATCTCTCTTGGACATACACTCATTGGTCCAATTGCAACCCTTGCCACACTGCTTGTACAAACCTGGATGTTTAGGCCTTCTTTCTGGTTTATATATAGAAAAACCATTGCTTTTAGAGATGCCTTGTTCCCAATTTTGTTTCAAATGTCCATATTtcccacaaagaaaaacaaaacaaaacaaaacaaaacctgggcCTTTTGATATCTGAGACCTCTAGCTATAGCTTGACTTCTTATATTCATTCTCCGTATTCTATTGTATTGTTGCGAATTCATGACTTCTTCTCTCCACCATGATGACCATTGCAATTGAGAGCTATCCTCTAGTAGCTGTTACCATTCCTTCCAGTCGGGGGTgaataattctattttgagtaACTCAATTATTTAGAGTTTGTATCATACAAGGCAAGTGCATACAAGGCAAGTGTAtcattgcttctttaaaaatGCCTGaagtcgggctggagagatggctcagcagctaagagcactgactgctctttcagaggttctgagttcaattcccagcaaccacatggtggttcacaaccatctgtaatgggatccaatgccctcttctggtgtatctgaagacacatacagtatactcatatacataaataaatcttaaaaaaaaaaaaaatgcctgaagTCCATCATTTCTGTAGGATACCATCCTATTTCATCCTAACCTTGTGGATTCTCTCCATTAGCAGGCATATGCCGGATAAACACTGGGAATTCTGCCGGTGATTTTGTGACCCAGGATTGCTTGTTCTCAAAAGGTACTGTAGGTTTAACCCAGTCTCCTGAAAAGGGCTGTCTCATCTGACCATCCTTCTGCTTTTCCACTTCTTTTCTTTGACTGCCTGtcgtggtttgtatatgcttgactcagtgagtggcactatttggacatatggctttgttggaggtgtgtcactgtgggcatgggttttaagAGACCTTCATTAGCTGCCTGAAAGTctcccactagcagccttcagatgaagatgaactctcagttcctcctgcaccatgcttgcctggatgctgctatgctcctgcctagataatggactgaacctctgaacctgtaagccagccccaatgaaatgctgtccttataaaagttgccttggtcatggtgtctgctcacagcagaaaaaccctgactaagacactgctcTTTGACATagctccttcccctctcttctacCTGGAGGAAACTCCCTCTCTCTGGTTTTCTCATTGGGAAtgagcatattttttttctcccttttcttgacatttttctttcattgttttattccCAAGCTTCTCTATTTTCATCTGATTTTTTCCAGTTGCTCAGTAATGTGAGTGCAAGagcccaaagaggtcagaagcatcagatctcctggctttacagatggttgtgagtcgccTGGCACGTGTCAAAtataggtcctctggaaaagcagcatgTTTTCTCAACTGCTAAGGAATTTTATTACCAACCTTCCCATGTagacaataaaataaagcttaaattTTCTCCTGTCAAACTGGTACATAGctaattatgtataaaatataaactgagtTTATCTTTCATAACTATGAAACCTTTAATTTGAAATTGAGTTCATTTAAATTGACCTGCCAGGATGGAGCCCTGAATTGTGGTAAAAGAGTTCCTGATGAAGCAGCCTGAGCATTTCAGGACtcaacaaaagacagaaaattcaCCATAGAAGAAAGAGTCTTTAGTGTTAGTATCCACACTACTCGTTTTAATACAAGAATTCCCAAAAGACCTAAAGTAGAACAAGTATCTCCAAGTAAAATAAAGTTAGATTCctgctcttatttaaaaaaaaaagtaatttttgaaaagcaagcccaggtgtggtggcgcacgcctttaatcccagcactcgggaggcagaggcaggtggatttctgagttcgaggtcagcctggtctacaatgtgagttccaggacagccagggctatacagagaaaccctgtctcgaaaaaccaaaNNNNNNNNNNNNNNNNNNNNNNNNNNNNNNNNNNNNNNNNNNNNNNNNNNNNNNNNNNNNNNNNNNNNNNNNNNNNNNCCCAAGTTTCATATACcaagtctgttttgttgttttagagacagggtctcaccacgtagatctggctgtcctcctgagtactgagattaaagaagTAAACCAGTATACCTGGCTCTGACTAGGTATATTTTAAACCTCCAAAGGTGCAAAGGTGTGTCaccggacgtggtggtgcatgcttttaatcccagcactcgggaggcagaggctggcggatttctgagtttg
The DNA window shown above is from Mus pahari chromosome 3, PAHARI_EIJ_v1.1, whole genome shotgun sequence and carries:
- the Qser1 gene encoding glutamine and serine-rich protein 1 isoform X1, with the translated sequence MDAHYAPAGFAEPPAPPASAATQPAAPAWAYEARVPAAASSPSCSGGSPSLKASYEDGHPSQSESDVLQRQPFTASHQLPGYATTPQATGMHSSAATELFVAGPLPATGTLPPPTLSAYQHSSTFSNRNFVTTSPLVLQDSSFNTTSNGILSPHDPLLQIKTSQGTVPTALAFERLGSSALSNSIPPQSSTYRSAQESAPHLLQPQFSLLPSTLGGAQQTPQAYNSALFTSSAASIERALLRECSVIKHHQRPSVTQSIQAQLTGSQHPLHSYLSSASIGNFQEPSRQSSLSCSSVRDSTQVSNGVLPQKTPQVSAELAQSYSSVIPSSGYLPSATKVDNGSTKQPLTSTTIPKPQSIIPPVQTLNYSKPLHNQSSVISGQAQIYSTAQLPSLLSVSQSQNYGLVQPHNVPSIVHSQVYRSSRVEKLPSLYKTLTFSGSSQPVTSENQTLSYSSNQQEVLSLVTNENYPQTRDLPSVSESQNYSGHSQGLSPVSQTQVIYSSQSQVLSVVSPSESYASGQSLTLTAPSLSYSNASRGQSLPGSTPTPNYTSMHSSPNAQTQGSSPPQPQKFLPVVQSSFASSTRGQTLQSSIPSPDPKSYAERKADSSVYTSSKQDDFPVQKLQALQSQASLESSSQRLPDGEVNAQESVYKTSKADDRYSQSVTRNNSHLEDQVVAALQGSKQEENMVGSMTQLNQQSGQSNNAVAPDLKKATNLMQTSQIRLNTKDLNQQHSLMHKMHEAKVQQQHDQIMNASSQIQIPNHALGHSHQALPNTSVLLDSACDLQILQQAGILQASLGQAKASLQVQRVQSPQQIVHPFLQMDGHIIQSNGEHPQQQLHPQNSDIMKLDLPEPSKPLQQLTAKGPFSEANPHDSKNQFVSLGSICFPEAMLLSDERNILSNVDDILAATAAACGVTPSDFSKSASNETMQDIESSDSKSHYHQSLDVRHVNSDFNSITATVGKPQSINDISLNGNQVSVNLSSVPTLQSETVLDQPHMETPSQNIPTKVPSAMVGLDQEIQEQSADPFKKQLTINHESKEDREIAVDSALSDNRNQEFVSNSRSVSGDSIVSERDFTLVGDDSGVLVNPRRSTLALLAMPQPGDATSGKTEDEKQDATYFNLPKEKAKGKELGKEEEDNQKQLKKSAQCKRQNPRGTDVYLPYTSPSLESCDEGFQHQEKMRQKIKEVEEKQPEVKTGFIASFLDFLKCGPKQQFSTLAVRVPNRTRRSGTQATRTFCPPPFAKTSPAAQAPSETGVSLSEKVDSELKNSEQLSSFSSDEEDPGTCGHDIYKNTSAPLTVLDATFDKTKKTVLEAVPVATPGASAETAGVAPTPSTAVGTVKQDLHLTSLTVNTVENANSTESPTAIELDSLPSDQLAKGQDTVAIEGFTDEENIESGGEGQYRERDEFVVKIEDIETFKEALNTGKEPPAIWKVQKALLQKFVPEIRDGQREFAATNSYLGYFGDAKTKYKRIYVKFIENANKKEYVRVCSKKPRNKPSQTIRNIPSKSSSISKTSDPPVSKTTTTKAPSTKAPSTKPKAKQLKIKAEPPPKKRKKWKEEFSSSQSESSPEVRSSGSEDEGFEPPAPSVTRFLNTRAMKETFRSYMELLVSIALDPDTMQALEKSNDELLLPHMKKIDGMLNDNRKRLLVNLHLDQPFKNALESFPELTIITRESKAKSGGSAISKIKMNGKAYNKKTLRTCKTTTKSAQEFAVDPEKIQLYSLYHSLHHYKYHVYLICKNEISSVQKKNEDLGQEEIVQLCMKNVKWVEDLFEKFGELLNHVQQKCS
- the Qser1 gene encoding glutamine and serine-rich protein 1 isoform X4 translates to MDAHYAPAGFAEPPAPPASAATQPAAPAWAYEARVPAAASSPSCSGGSPSLKASYEDGHPSQSESDVLQRQPFTASHQLPGYATTPQATGMHSSAATELFVAGPLPATGTLPPPTLSAYQHSSTFSNRNFVTTSPLVLQDSSFNTTSNGILSPHDPLLQIKTSQGTVPTALAFERLGSSALSNSIPPQSSTYRSAQESAPHLLQPQFSLLPSTLGGAQQTPQAYNSALFTSSAASIERALLRECSVIKHHQRPSVTQSIQAQLTGSQHPLHSYLSSASIGNFQEPSRQSSLSCSSVRDSTQVSNGVLPQKTPQVSAELAQSYSSVIPSSGYLPSATKVDNGSTKQPLTSTTIPKPQSIIPPVQTLNYSKPLHNQSSVISGQAQIYSTAQLPSLLSVSQSQNYGLVQPHNVPSIVHSQVYRSSRVEKLPSLYKTLTFSGSSQPVTSENQTLSYSSNQQEVLSLVTNENYPQTRDLPSVSESQNYSGHSQGLSPVSQTQVIYSSQSQVLSVVSPSESYASGQSLTLTAPSLSYSNASRGQSLPGSTPTPNYTSMHSSPNAQTQGSSPPQPQKFLPVVQSSFASSTRGQTLQSSIPSPDPKSYAERKADSSVYTSSKQDDFPVQKLQALQSQASLESSSQRLPDGEVNAQESVYKTSKADDRYSQSVTRNNSHLEDQVVAALQGSKQEENMVGSMTQLNQQSGQSNNAVAPDLKKATNLMQTSQIRLNTKDLNQQHSLMHKMHEAKVQQQHDQIMNASSQIQIPNHALGHSHQALPNTSVLLDSACDLQILQQAGILQASLGQAKASLQVQRVQSPQQIVHPFLQMDGHIIQSNGEHPQQQLHPQNSDIMKLDLPEPSKPLQQLTAKGPFSEANPHDSKNQFVSLGSICFPEAMLLSDERNILSNVDDILAATAAACGVTPSDFSKSASNETMQDIESSDSKSHYHQSLDVRHVNSDFNSITATVGKPQSINDISLNGNQVSVNLSSVPTLQSETVLDQPHMETPSQNIPTKVPSAMVGLDQEIQEQSADPFKKQLTINHESKEDREIAVDSALSDNRNQEFVSNSRSVSGDSIVSERDFTLVGDDSGVLVNPRRSTLALLAMPQPGDATSGKTEDEKQDATYFNLPKEKAKGKELGKEEEDNQKQLKKSAQCKRQNPRGTDVYLPYTSPSLESCDEGFQHQEKMRQKIKEVEEKQPEVKTGFIASFLDFLKCGPKQQFSTLAVRVPNRTRRSGTQATRTFCPPPFAKTSPAAQAPSETGVSLSEKVDSELKNSEQLSSFSSDEEDPGTCGHDIYKNTSAPLTVLDATFDKTKKTVLEAVPVATPGASAETAGVAPTPSTAVGTVKQDLHLTSLTVNTVENANSTESPTAIELDSLPSDQLAKGQDTVAIEGFTDEENIESGGEGQYRERDEFVVKIEDIETFKEALNTGKEPPAIWKVQKALLQKFVPEIRDGQREFAATNSYLGYFGDAKTKYKRIYVKFIENANKKEYVRVCSKKPRNKPSQTIRNIPSKSSSISKTSDPPVSKTTTTKAPSTKAPSTKPKAKQLKIKAEPPPKKRKKWKEEFSSSQSESSPEVRSSGSEDEGSSI
- the Qser1 gene encoding glutamine and serine-rich protein 1 isoform X3, translated to MHSSAATELFVAGPLPATGTLPPPTLSAYQHSSTFSNRNFVTTSPLVLQDSSFNTTSNGILSPHDPLLQIKTSQGTVPTALAFERLGSSALSNSIPPQSSTYRSAQESAPHLLQPQFSLLPSTLGGAQQTPQAYNSALFTSSAASIERALLRECSVIKHHQRPSVTQSIQAQLTGSQHPLHSYLSSASIGNFQEPSRQSSLSCSSVRDSTQVSNGVLPQKTPQVSAELAQSYSSVIPSSGYLPSATKVDNGSTKQPLTSTTIPKPQSIIPPVQTLNYSKPLHNQSSVISGQAQIYSTAQLPSLLSVSQSQNYGLVQPHNVPSIVHSQVYRSSRVEKLPSLYKTLTFSGSSQPVTSENQTLSYSSNQQEVLSLVTNENYPQTRDLPSVSESQNYSGHSQGLSPVSQTQVIYSSQSQVLSVVSPSESYASGQSLTLTAPSLSYSNASRGQSLPGSTPTPNYTSMHSSPNAQTQGSSPPQPQKFLPVVQSSFASSTRGQTLQSSIPSPDPKSYAERKADSSVYTSSKQDDFPVQKLQALQSQASLESSSQRLPDGEVNAQESVYKTSKADDRYSQSVTRNNSHLEDQVVAALQGSKQEENMVGSMTQLNQQSGQSNNAVAPDLKKATNLMQTSQIRLNTKDLNQQHSLMHKMHEAKVQQQHDQIMNASSQIQIPNHALGHSHQALPNTSVLLDSACDLQILQQAGILQASLGQAKASLQVQRVQSPQQIVHPFLQMDGHIIQSNGEHPQQQLHPQNSDIMKLDLPEPSKPLQQLTAKGPFSEANPHDSKNQFVSLGSICFPEAMLLSDERNILSNVDDILAATAAACGVTPSDFSKSASNETMQDIESSDSKSHYHQSLDVRHVNSDFNSITATVGKPQSINDISLNGNQVSVNLSSVPTLQSETVLDQPHMETPSQNIPTKVPSAMVGLDQEIQEQSADPFKKQLTINHESKEDREIAVDSALSDNRNQEFVSNSRSVSGDSIVSERDFTLVGDDSGVLVNPRRSTLALLAMPQPGDATSGKTEDEKQDATYFNLPKEKAKGKELGKEEEDNQKQLKKSAQCKRQNPRGTDVYLPYTSPSLESCDEGFQHQEKMRQKIKEVEEKQPEVKTGFIASFLDFLKCGPKQQFSTLAVRVPNRTRRSGTQATRTFCPPPFAKTSPAAQAPSETGVSLSEKVDSELKNSEQLSSFSSDEEDPGTCGHDIYKNTSAPLTVLDATFDKTKKTVLEAVPVATPGASAETAGVAPTPSTAVGTVKQDLHLTSLTVNTVENANSTESPTAIELDSLPSDQLAKGQDTVAIEGFTDEENIESGGEGQYRERDEFVVKIEDIETFKEALNTGKEPPAIWKVQKALLQKFVPEIRDGQREFAATNSYLGYFGDAKTKYKRIYVKFIENANKKEYVRVCSKKPRNKPSQTIRNIPSKSSSISKTSDPPVSKTTTTKAPSTKAPSTKPKAKQLKIKAEPPPKKRKKWKEEFSSSQSESSPEVRSSGSEDEGFEPPAPSVTRFLNTRAMKETFRSYMELLVSIALDPDTMQALEKSNDELLLPHMKKIDGMLNDNRKRLLVNLHLDQPFKNALESFPELTIITRESKAKSGGSAISKIKMNGKAYNKKTLRTCKTTTKSAQEFAVDPEKIQLYSLYHSLHHYKYHVYLICKNEISSVQKKNEDLGQEEIVQLCMKNVKWVEDLFEKFGELLNHVQQKCS